The sequence GGCTGCCGTAGCTTTGATTGGGTCAGCTGGTATAATATTACTCCCAAAGCCTGTTGATAAAGTGATAATGTTTACTCTGCTTCAGGGAGGTTTTATAGGGATGATAGTAGCAGCAAAATACTTGGATGTTGCAGTAGCTGTTGCATTATTCGATCCAATTTCAACAGTTATCCTTTTAATTGGTATTATAAAACTCAATGATGTAAGACGAAAAAAACTAGAAGCCCAGGAGGAATCGAACATTGCTTGATATTTATATATGGTTTTATACAGGCTGTGCACTGGTAATACTGGGCAGTATTGCAACAGTTATTGGTCCTGGGGTTAAAGACCCAATAGTAAGGACATTAAATACAGAAATAGCTGCAGTGGGAGTTTCAATGATACTTTTAACTTACAATCATACTATAGCACTTCTCACATTCGTTGCAGCAACTGTTATAATGACTATGATCCTTTTGAGGGCAATTGTAAGGCTGGAAGAAATGGGGGCTAAGGTATGAAAAGCATAGGAAGGCTTTTAAACGATCTTGCAAACCCTGATAATATTCCAAGGTTTTTTTCATTGGTGCTTGGAATTGTGCTTATAGTAGGTTTTGTAATGCCACTTGCATTAAATGACCA is a genomic window of Methanobacterium veterum containing:
- a CDS encoding DUF2108 domain-containing protein — its product is MAIVDFINISTVSAAVALIGSAGIILLPKPVDKVIMFTLLQGGFIGMIVAAKYLDVAVAVALFDPISTVILLIGIIKLNDVRRKKLEAQEESNIA
- a CDS encoding EhaE family protein: MLDIYIWFYTGCALVILGSIATVIGPGVKDPIVRTLNTEIAAVGVSMILLTYNHTIALLTFVAATVIMTMILLRAIVRLEEMGAKV